TTAAATATGTGATCGGGAAGGGATTCGAACTTGATGCGAAAACTGATtatcgaaccagattaaactggtgatgaaagcaaaaaaaaaaaaaaaaaattattttttactacaTTTCAACAATTAAccaattaaatattatatgtttaactaaaaaactatattatatgcaattattcagaataattttttttttgatagattattttttttataaaatctataatttatatatttaagtattagttttttcaaaatatttaatatattgtacGATACACTTAATTATACCTTATTTTATATTATACAAAttatattattgaaataatgaTCGCTAcctaccaaaaaataaaataatgattgCTATATATGGATTCTAAGTACATTAAATTGTTAATAACAATtgagtttaaaataaaatgtcataaaaataGGTTTTTCGTTGTTTGTGAGAATCGAACCGTGTATTTCTCAGTAAAGTTTTCTATAAATTGGACATTGGTTTAAAGTTAAGAGAAGATGACACATATGATTTAGTGTTTTCATAAGTTGCCACATTGGATTAATGAAAGTTTTGATTATTGAAAGGTTGACACATTGGATTTGGctcatgagagagaaactctcaaatatataaattatagatTGGTGCTTCAAATAATATATCTTTACGATTATTGTAGATATATTCTTTAATTTATCTCCTACTAACTCAGGCTGGCATAtctccttttttcttttttcttttttgtcaagAGTAAATAATCacattaatttcttaaattataatttttgatCCATCTAGATAATAGAATGTTACAATTACAAAAAGTTGTTGAATATTTTTAACTAGCATAGATCTCGTGCCAAGCACCAGTAAATGAATAcgattaagaaaataatttactttTGGCTACTTTCTATTGGTCAATGTGATGTATGGTCGTTTAAGTGGTCAATTAAAATTGGTTATTTGGTAGGTATTTGATTGATGTAGAAGATTTGACCATCAATTaatccgctatttaagtaaAGGATGGTGGATTTCAAAATTTATCCtgaatttctcattttataacatTATCTGCTGCTTGAATAATGGAAAAACAGAATTAAAAACTAACAAGAAGCGTGAGAATCACGGAAGAGcgcaaaaattatatattatataataattcacAAACGAATAATGATCATGATCTTTTGAAATTCTTGCCATCTAGATTTTATTGATAGGACTAGagaacaatgattttttttcttattgggCCCCATAAGTACCTACTACTCAATTCAAAGACCTTCATGAACCAATTCAAATTCCGGGTTGTGTATCAATCAACGGAAAATATCTTCTGAACTCGGTTTGAAATATTGGGTCATGAGGTTGGACACCACATTTATAAAGATCTTTAGAGCAATTATACATGTGAGTTGGAcatcacatttttatttaaaatcttAAAGCGTTAGATTTATGGATCCTcacacttataaagtgttcaaccttcACATTTTagagcaatgtgggacttaacccactttacacttgccacaacaatctctCACTCAAGTGTGAGTCATTCAATTCATTGTGATCCTCCTCAAGCGGGAGCTTTGCTTTCATTCATATACTTGCATCGCCGTTGTCGCTACACTCAACGGGGCACCCTGCCTGACCACCATTGTCAAGAAGACTTTCAATACAAGGAGCCAGTCGAACCAttcgtcgaaccatcggctCTTATACCACTATTGGGTGACAAGGGGGTAACTAGGGAATCATCTACGTACATTGAGCTCAGAACAAATATACAAGTGAGTAAGACACCACACTTTAaaccaaaaccttaaggcattagATTTATGGGTCTTCTCATTTATAGAGTGTCCAACCTCCACTTAGTTAAGCAATGTGGAACTTAATTCACcccacacttgccacaacaatcttcCCATCAAGTGTGAGTCattcaattattttatgtttccCCACAAGCGGGAGTTTCTTCCACATACACTTGTATCTTCGTTGCCGCTACACTCAACAGGACACGCCACCTATTCACCTCCGTTGTTAGGAaaactttcgatacaaggagcgAGTCGAACCCTTCGTTGAATCATCGAATCTGATATCTTTGTTGGGTCACGAGGGGGCAACAGGgtatcatccacattgggcttagaacaactatacaagtgagttggacaccacacttttacccaaaaccttaaagcattaggtttatggatcctctcacttataaaccaCCCAACCttcactttttttaattaagattgatcaagcttaacggtattcaataaaaacacataaagcgttaatcttgatcgatctcaataacatatcaaacgattttagatttttgtaaaattgaacatggatgatctatatgatataaacttttaatccaacggtggattttgtaaaatttgtattcgttgaagcgttattgagcggtgtaacattactcaaatattacaccggtgtaatttgatcctccccatatatatatatatatatatatatatattaaattactcaattaattttattaaagaagattaaatatttatttttattgaaattcatATAcaattctctcttctttttctcttttcattcaCTTATACCAAACAGCAAATCAAATCTATCATATTTCTCATTTATCTCTTTCTTCTCATACTCTTTCTCAcctctttctctcttttgtCTTTCTTCTCACAACCAGACACACCCTTCAAGAATCCCCATTATCATATGTCTTGCTAATATCAACTTTGAGAGCTAGTTCCTCTTTAGCACCCCAGACCTGCGCTTTAAATAGTAAATTATTTCTATTGCAATAAGTGCATTATCTAAGATAGATCACAAacaaattccaaaaaaaaagatagatcACCAACATTTCTGTTTTACATAATACATTGCATAATGAGATAGGACAGAAGTCCTTCATGGAACTGAGACTATATAACATGTCTTTATGTAACATATCTGTTCAAATACAAAGAccggttattattaataatactttgctgtttcaaaaaatatatatatatatctgtcCAGGAAAAAAAGTTTAACAACcgtctaaaatatcaaatataataataatattgtaaaaataatGTCGTCAActctttaaaaatttaaaaaatagtatattcaACACAACATTCTTTTCTTGgtttttctcaaatttctaAACATGTGCTTTTAGGAAACTTCTTATTCCTGTATAACccttaagaatttttttttttttttgttttgacaaagCCCTTAAGAAATTTATTGAAAGCAAGAAATTCGTCCAAGCATCTAAATTTCGATTAAGATATAGGGTCCCAAAGAAAAGTAACCTAACCAACAACTACACTATCAAATGCTAAATGCTAAATGAAGAGGCACATGCACATGGACACCATTAGCATTAGTAGAAAATactaatataacttttttttttgacacaaaatacTAAATATAACTtgataaatatatgtttatagtTGAATGCATATTCATGCACTTACATCATCATATACATCCTTTATTAGGTGTGATGTAACAGTCAAACACACATGAACAAGAGAAGACAACTTTTGCCTCTTGTGTCATCCATAAATTACGTACAAGACTTGTAGATTGCCACAaaagattttcttttttaaggaAGTGTATACTTGTAGTTAAAAGTGATGCTAACATCTGTTTTAAAGTAGTctatgttttattttccaaaatcaGACTTAATCTAGTTCGAAGATCAATTctaaaaaatagaatatattaaggatattttaaatcataattatatgttaaatatattttaaatgtaacaTTATACATAAATTAGAGTTATTATATcctcacaataaaaaaaaaatacataaattagagttgaaatataatatcatataaAGTAATATTCTCTTCcattaacaaaattaacaaaattgttCTCTAAAATATCttgttaaatattaaaatagaaTATAATTTCATATTGATTTATCATTAacacattaatttatttaaagatAGCTCaatttacttatttaaaaatgataatatgaTATGTGTCTTAGACTGGCATATATGACATAATGCAAAGTTTAACTTGATCTCTCCTATATTCAAACCAATTTTCTATATGCATGTTATAGAATTGAACTTTATGCTTCAAAAACCAAAATTGACTAATACATATACTTCACTATATATAAAAACACATTTCTAGGATCATAATCATAAACAGAGAACAACCGCATACAAACTTTTCACAAACTTATAAGCCAAACAACTATTGTACGTAATCCATTCCAATGGCAAGAAAAACTCACATAGCTGTTATTCCAAGTCCAGGTTTCAGCCACTTAGTTCCAATATTAGAATTCACCAAAAGATTAGTCAAAAATCACCCAAATTTTCATGTAACTTGTATCATTCCCTCACTTGGGTCACCACCTGATTCATCAAAATCATATCTTGAAACAATTCCACCaaacataaactcaatttttctTCCACCAATCAACAAACAAGATGTACCTCAAGGAGCATATCCTGGAATCCTAATTCAGCTCACTGTTACACTCTCTTTACCATCAATTCATCAAGCCTTAAAAACCTTGAATTCAAAATCACCTTTAGTTGCTATAATTGCTGATGCTTTTGCATTTGAAGCACTTGATTTTGCAAAAGAGTTCAATTCTTTGTCTTACCTTTACTTCCCTAGTAATGCTTTTGTACTATCACTTGTTTTGGAAATGCCAAAACTTGATGAACAAGTTTCATGTGAATACAAAGATTTACAAGAACCTATAGGGTTGCTAGGATGTGTACCAATCAATGGTATTGATCTTCCAACACCAACAAAAAATAGATCAAGTGAAGCATACAAGAAGTATCTTCAACGTGCGAAAGGTATGTATTTGGTTGATGGAATCATTTTTAATAGCTTCTTTGAATTAGAATCAAGTGTTATTGAAGCATTGGAACAAAAGGGTCATggaaaaatcagtttttttccTGTTGGGCCTATTACACAAATAGGATCAagtaataatgatgatgttttTGATGAGTTTGAATGTTTGAAATGGTTAAAAAAACAACCTCAAAATTCTGTTTTGTATGTTTCTTTTGGAAGTGGTGGAACACTTTCTCAAAGACAAATCAATGAACTAGCTTTTGGTTTGGAGTTGAGTGGTCAAAGATTCATTTGGGTTGTGAGAGCACCAAGTGATTCTGTTAATGCTGCTTACTTAGAAAATTCAAATGATGTTGATCCTTTGAAGTTTTTGCCAAATGGGTTTTtggaaagaacaaaagaaaaaggttTTATTTTGCCATCATGGGCACCTCAAATTGAAATACTTAAGCAAAATTCAGTTGGTGGATTTTTAAGTCATTGTGGTTGGAATTCAGTTTTGGAGAGTATACAAGAGGGGGTGCCAATAGTAGCTTGGGCTTTGTTTGCAGAACAAGCAATGAATGCTGTTATGTTAAGTGATGGTCTTAAAGTGGCAATAAGGTTGAAATATGAAGATGATGAGATTGTAGAAAAGGAGAAAATTGCAGAAGTGATTAAGTGTGTGATGGAA
This genomic interval from Trifolium pratense cultivar HEN17-A07 linkage group LG6, ARS_RC_1.1, whole genome shotgun sequence contains the following:
- the LOC123892408 gene encoding hydroquinone glucosyltransferase-like, coding for MARKTHIAVIPSPGFSHLVPILEFTKRLVKNHPNFHVTCIIPSLGSPPDSSKSYLETIPPNINSIFLPPINKQDVPQGAYPGILIQLTVTLSLPSIHQALKTLNSKSPLVAIIADAFAFEALDFAKEFNSLSYLYFPSNAFVLSLVLEMPKLDEQVSCEYKDLQEPIGLLGCVPINGIDLPTPTKNRSSEAYKKYLQRAKGMYLVDGIIFNSFFELESSVIEALEQKGHGKISFFPVGPITQIGSSNNDDVFDEFECLKWLKKQPQNSVLYVSFGSGGTLSQRQINELAFGLELSGQRFIWVVRAPSDSVNAAYLENSNDVDPLKFLPNGFLERTKEKGFILPSWAPQIEILKQNSVGGFLSHCGWNSVLESIQEGVPIVAWALFAEQAMNAVMLSDGLKVAIRLKYEDDEIVEKEKIAEVIKCVMEGEEGKGMRERMKSLKDSAANALKDDGSSIKSLAHLASHWEKFGGI